A window from Chitinophaga filiformis encodes these proteins:
- a CDS encoding gliding motility-associated C-terminal domain-containing protein has translation MKNQPVSVLYKASLYLVILLLSALPLCAQVDITIGSNSGANGNSTYPCPIQDYYEGSRAQYLYRASELIAAGMQPGFINAVKFTVNSLNSANIIDGYTIKIAATAKTTLDVNVWEPSGNAVFGPVNYQVVTGVNSFPVLPTFFWNGTDNLLVEVCNGGTGFTGNPSVRWTTGLSFNGSHTFRSDGLGNLCGTGNTSNSGTMTTRPDIILNYTPAAACTGVPEAGTTATTATNVCGGNSFTLSLTGNTAATGLTYQWQSSADNTNWTNIPGANTAFLNRTQAASTYYRCVVTCTASGSSDNSTAVQVVSPALIHGWFTIDKTSPAGGGNFTSFNAAYDYIKCGIDGPVVFNVAPGSGVYDEQLIIMPVSGASATNTITFNGAGQTITYLPTNQTQSAVIKLNGADYFTFNNLKIVPKGTTSSQWGFGVQLINDADFNTIDSCVIPVQQTLTSSSYAGIVVSASDTDPVGRGNASCDDNTFSYNTITGGYYGITLVGSSNVANQRNKVLNNTISEFYNRGVYVHGAFNAIIKNNTFSRPTRSNVTTFTAVGLSDLSTKVIIDGNRISNPFGGALTSTSAFYGILLENVDAITGLENEVINNLVYGLNGNGVRYGIYNNGSSNIRIYHNTISMDGTSTTNNSSSRIAGYNQSSTAAGVEFINNIITLTGTSNISQYGIYFGTAYPTSDVISDKNDIYINPLAANKYTGFYEKNLPTLSEWQTAAQQDANSFAVNPFYQDIATGNYSATSAMLNNRGAVVNVAIDINNAARNVSAPDLGAYEFTPPPCVTPPTGGTAQVSKAVVCAGNQVVLSLTGNTMGLSQTYQWQYATTAAGPYTNMGAPSEYADSTITATSTLYYRAALTCGVTTGYSAPVLLTVNNALPGGIYTIDKNTPASVSNFVSFNAAKDAMQCGIAGPVIFNVVAGRTTYEEQLVLDSIPGTSAINTITFNGNGNTIHFSGDNTAERAVIKLRKADHITFDSLRIDATGTGAYGYGVQLFNHADSNTITRCEIMTKIDATGSEYNGIVVSSSDQDADNSSGNNWCNANVFTKNKVSGGYYGITLTGISNNATKSNVVLGNKVLDYYSAGIQVRYSVNTQIAENTIDRPTRQDNNWSVYGISLGGRADGAKIARNKIANATPQADDYTYYGISLDNIDVDETKPDTVVNNIIYSLNSTGSRYGVYVNWTGNIVVTHNTVSVDREGSSLSWEASTGAYINFSDNIKFTNNNITVTSTGTGPKHAIEISGGTVSHQNNNYFVKAGGTENYIGDFNGDRRTLAEWKTATGQDTSATDYDPIYTDLAGGNLSPLFYKMDNTGTPEGIAIDILGKPRSATTPDVGAYEISMPLCQTPINAGKAVVNPSSGICMGTMISLDLIDNTTAGRLTYQWQASYAATGPWINISDTAFIPAFKTELGANNYFRCQLVCSNTDTAWSVVTSVNMNQPLIKGVYTINPTGTGNRNFTSFRTAVAAMECGIAGEVIFDVVPGTYTEQVYMHRIPGASDTSRVTFRSQNGNPASVTLTFAGTTANNYVLKLDSASYITYKNITITASNATNGRAVVFDGNAIKDSLLNNTINVPAVTVDNTDAVGVFAEDFKGGNIAIIGNTIKNGASGIHFSGPSDVEEVRGLVIDSNKVSGVFTNGISITNVTRPVVTKNEIDIKDPLAAAAYGIVLNHGDTAYRVSNNTVTISNTTGNVTGIALQDCQASAAATGLVEANRIVALTGNAGMIWGISNNGSNYNTTVNNVISVKTTGAVAYGLYSNQGNNINYYNNSVYNASAAVGANVAGYFSHTNATEGNVKLRNNIFSNEGGGVAAEYVFSEFINSDYNTYYTTGPVLISRSGTSDDYDNLTGWIAASDLDISSIVYKPAFASTTTLEPELSNPDVWAIHGRGVQIPGNDHDINKQSRPVTLTAGVPDMGAYEFLPTAQPTVLQAIPATPAPGITQQFLYGSDTVAKITWDPNTAVPTAITLKRYSGVVPPNLAPGTQFMYFYTDVDVTGSAAYKFKLEQFYVDSWLGYLDREKNIRLGRTDAANTWIINDSSTVDVASNIIADTALQYLDKFTGLRGKLIFEPSGPAGADTSNAGTRFWVAYGHDRSFMTNNNQNLALYLVAGQTDAHVVVKVNGTAWGKDYLVPANTSLTTDMIPKSGLSDARLTGEGLYPFGISIESDAPITAYAHQYSQQTAGATLLMPVGTYGYEYRPMSARQVGDANSFSWFYIIADNDSSVVEITPSQATVGGHAAGQPFTVTLNRGEVYQVLGAMKDQNEGNDLSGSIVRAVQNANGKCYPVAVFSGNSYSAFSCGGTGGFGNDGDNVVQQNQPVQSWGKTFMTAPTSGMADPVRLMTNIYRVLVKDPATVVTRNNTPLTGLINNSYYEFESKTADYIVADKPVTVAQYFTIDGSCNNPTGGDVDMVYLTPAEQAIKKATFYRNNEAGVQYNFITLVIHKQGLNSLLIDGSNTFSYSFNHANRPNYVVITKRWNGGNALSTIKSDSAFTAITYGFGNDVSYAYNVGMQIRNLNVQPAISNVHNGTGNKSTYTCAKTPFRLTAMLPMVPATLAWQLSQVANLQPATDVVTNNPVPVDTLVIDGQTYYKYEIAADYTFTTPGTYQIPVKVTNPDIASCDNSITSYLSVKVLAAPHVDFSISYNGCISDIAVFNGTAVTENNAAITKWEWKFGDGTTANTRSVTKQYAAAGSYTEELQVITKDGCVGDTVKTIEVNEPVAATLNTDTLRICAHTDATFSVQNPDPNASYNWYNAATGGALIKAGATLEIKDATSAAVYYVETTKGGCAGLARTPAVLLVLPQLGTPVLKVDSIGVDQIRFTWNEISGAAGYLVSTDNGATWITPSSGAQGLEHVIRGLKPQQSVTLLVKATGCEDKLSQAVTGKTLPDGVYIPSGFSPNGDGLNDVWKVYGAVVREIHFMVFNQWGEKIFESNNPQLGWDGSYKGKAQPSGVYIYICKLKLADGTQVDRKGTLNLLR, from the coding sequence GAACGTGTGGGAGCCTTCCGGCAATGCTGTCTTTGGCCCGGTGAATTACCAGGTGGTGACAGGTGTAAATAGTTTCCCGGTATTGCCCACCTTCTTCTGGAACGGTACAGATAACCTGCTGGTAGAAGTATGTAACGGTGGCACCGGATTTACAGGAAACCCCAGTGTAAGATGGACAACAGGACTGAGTTTCAACGGCTCTCATACATTCAGGTCTGACGGGCTGGGCAACCTTTGTGGTACCGGTAATACCAGCAATTCCGGTACGATGACCACCCGCCCTGATATTATACTCAACTATACTCCCGCTGCTGCATGTACCGGCGTACCGGAAGCAGGTACGACTGCTACTACGGCCACCAATGTGTGCGGCGGCAATAGTTTCACGTTAAGTCTCACAGGCAATACTGCCGCTACGGGATTGACCTACCAGTGGCAGTCTTCTGCTGACAATACCAACTGGACAAACATTCCCGGCGCCAATACTGCTTTCCTGAACAGGACACAGGCGGCAAGCACCTATTACCGTTGCGTGGTAACCTGTACCGCCAGCGGCAGCAGCGATAATTCTACTGCTGTACAGGTAGTAAGCCCGGCGCTCATACATGGCTGGTTCACCATTGACAAAACTTCCCCTGCCGGTGGCGGTAACTTTACTTCATTCAACGCTGCTTACGACTATATAAAATGCGGTATAGACGGCCCGGTTGTATTTAACGTAGCGCCAGGCAGTGGCGTATACGATGAACAACTGATTATCATGCCGGTAAGTGGCGCTTCTGCTACCAACACCATCACTTTTAACGGTGCCGGTCAGACCATTACCTACCTGCCTACCAACCAGACACAGTCTGCCGTGATCAAGCTGAATGGTGCAGATTACTTTACTTTCAACAACCTGAAAATAGTACCGAAAGGAACAACTTCTTCACAATGGGGCTTCGGTGTGCAGCTGATCAATGATGCAGACTTCAATACTATCGACAGTTGTGTTATTCCCGTACAGCAGACGCTTACTTCCTCCTCTTATGCAGGCATCGTAGTGAGTGCTTCTGATACGGACCCTGTGGGCAGGGGAAATGCCAGCTGCGACGACAATACTTTCAGTTACAATACCATCACAGGCGGCTATTACGGCATCACCCTGGTGGGTAGCTCCAACGTGGCTAACCAGCGGAACAAGGTGCTCAACAATACGATCAGCGAGTTTTATAACAGGGGTGTGTATGTACATGGTGCGTTCAACGCCATTATAAAGAACAATACCTTTAGCAGGCCAACCCGTTCCAATGTAACCACCTTCACCGCTGTGGGGCTCAGTGACCTGAGTACAAAAGTGATCATAGACGGTAACCGCATCAGCAATCCATTTGGTGGCGCCCTTACCAGTACATCTGCTTTCTATGGCATCCTGCTGGAGAATGTAGACGCAATTACCGGCCTGGAAAATGAGGTGATCAACAACCTGGTTTACGGCCTGAATGGTAATGGTGTTCGTTATGGTATTTATAATAACGGATCCAGCAACATCCGGATCTATCATAATACCATCTCCATGGATGGTACCTCTACTACGAACAATTCCTCTTCAAGAATAGCCGGTTATAACCAGAGCTCTACTGCTGCGGGAGTAGAGTTTATCAATAACATTATTACACTTACCGGAACATCGAATATTTCGCAGTATGGTATTTACTTCGGTACTGCTTATCCTACAAGCGATGTGATCTCCGATAAGAACGACATCTATATCAATCCGCTGGCAGCCAACAAGTATACAGGTTTCTATGAAAAGAACCTGCCTACCCTGAGTGAATGGCAGACGGCTGCGCAGCAGGACGCCAACTCCTTTGCTGTAAATCCTTTCTACCAGGATATTGCTACCGGTAACTATTCCGCTACCAGCGCCATGCTGAATAACAGGGGTGCGGTGGTGAATGTGGCTATAGACATCAATAATGCCGCACGTAATGTGAGTGCGCCCGACCTGGGAGCGTACGAGTTCACACCGCCACCCTGCGTAACGCCTCCTACAGGTGGTACTGCACAGGTGAGTAAAGCAGTGGTGTGCGCAGGCAACCAGGTGGTATTAAGCCTGACCGGCAATACCATGGGATTGTCGCAGACCTACCAGTGGCAATATGCCACTACTGCTGCCGGCCCTTATACCAACATGGGGGCTCCGTCTGAATATGCCGACAGCACGATCACCGCAACAAGCACCCTGTATTACAGGGCAGCGCTGACCTGCGGTGTTACGACGGGCTATTCTGCACCTGTATTGCTGACAGTGAATAATGCATTGCCAGGCGGTATATATACGATCGACAAAAATACTCCTGCCAGCGTGAGCAACTTTGTGAGCTTTAATGCTGCCAAAGATGCCATGCAGTGCGGTATTGCCGGTCCGGTGATCTTCAATGTAGTGGCCGGTCGTACAACGTATGAGGAACAGCTGGTACTGGATTCTATTCCGGGTACTTCTGCCATTAATACCATCACCTTCAATGGTAATGGTAACACGATCCATTTCAGTGGCGACAATACAGCTGAAAGGGCGGTGATCAAACTGCGTAAGGCAGATCATATTACCTTCGATAGCCTGAGAATTGATGCAACGGGTACAGGGGCTTATGGTTACGGCGTACAGCTGTTCAATCATGCCGACAGTAATACCATTACCCGCTGTGAGATCATGACAAAAATTGATGCAACAGGCTCCGAATATAATGGTATCGTTGTTAGCTCTTCTGATCAGGATGCGGATAATTCAAGCGGTAACAACTGGTGTAATGCCAACGTCTTCACTAAGAATAAGGTTTCCGGCGGTTACTATGGCATTACCCTGACAGGTATCAGCAACAACGCTACAAAGAGCAATGTGGTGCTTGGCAACAAGGTACTGGATTATTACAGCGCAGGTATCCAGGTAAGATACAGCGTTAATACCCAGATAGCAGAGAATACCATTGACCGTCCGACACGCCAGGATAACAACTGGAGCGTATATGGCATCTCCCTTGGCGGACGTGCAGACGGTGCTAAGATTGCCCGTAATAAAATAGCCAATGCAACGCCACAGGCGGATGATTATACCTACTATGGTATTTCACTCGACAACATAGATGTTGATGAAACCAAACCGGATACAGTTGTTAACAACATCATCTATAGCCTGAACAGTACTGGTAGCCGTTATGGTGTCTATGTAAACTGGACCGGCAACATCGTTGTTACACACAATACGGTGTCTGTTGACCGTGAAGGAAGTAGCCTGTCATGGGAAGCTTCTACCGGCGCCTATATCAACTTCAGCGACAACATCAAATTCACTAACAACAATATCACTGTAACCAGTACCGGCACTGGTCCGAAACATGCCATAGAAATAAGCGGCGGCACTGTTTCCCACCAGAATAATAACTACTTCGTAAAAGCCGGCGGTACAGAGAACTATATCGGCGACTTCAACGGAGACCGCCGTACACTGGCCGAATGGAAAACTGCCACAGGGCAGGATACATCTGCAACAGACTATGACCCTATCTATACAGATCTGGCAGGTGGCAACTTATCTCCTTTATTCTATAAGATGGATAACACGGGTACGCCGGAAGGTATTGCTATCGACATTCTTGGCAAGCCGAGAAGCGCTACCACACCAGATGTGGGTGCGTATGAGATAAGCATGCCGCTTTGCCAGACGCCTATCAACGCAGGTAAAGCAGTGGTAAACCCCAGCTCAGGTATCTGTATGGGTACTATGATCTCGCTCGACCTGATAGATAATACAACAGCCGGCAGGCTTACCTATCAGTGGCAGGCTTCTTACGCTGCTACGGGTCCATGGATCAATATCAGCGATACGGCGTTTATCCCTGCATTTAAAACAGAGCTGGGCGCCAACAACTATTTCCGTTGCCAGCTGGTATGTAGCAATACAGATACTGCATGGTCTGTGGTGACTTCGGTAAATATGAACCAGCCACTCATCAAGGGTGTCTATACCATCAACCCGACTGGTACAGGTAACCGGAACTTTACTTCTTTCAGAACAGCCGTAGCTGCTATGGAATGTGGTATTGCCGGTGAAGTGATCTTCGACGTTGTACCGGGTACTTATACAGAACAGGTATACATGCACAGGATCCCTGGTGCGTCCGATACCAGCCGCGTAACCTTCCGTAGCCAGAATGGTAATCCGGCATCTGTTACGTTGACTTTTGCAGGTACTACTGCTAATAACTATGTACTGAAGCTCGACAGCGCCAGCTATATTACTTACAAGAACATCACTATCACTGCCAGCAACGCTACCAACGGACGTGCTGTGGTATTTGACGGCAACGCTATCAAAGACAGCCTGCTGAACAACACCATCAATGTTCCTGCTGTTACGGTTGATAATACCGATGCAGTAGGTGTGTTTGCAGAGGACTTCAAAGGTGGTAATATCGCCATCATTGGCAACACTATTAAGAATGGCGCCAGTGGTATCCATTTCTCCGGTCCTTCCGACGTAGAGGAAGTGCGTGGCCTGGTAATAGACAGCAACAAGGTAAGCGGTGTCTTCACAAACGGTATCAGTATTACTAATGTGACCCGCCCGGTAGTGACAAAGAATGAAATTGATATTAAAGATCCGCTGGCTGCTGCTGCTTACGGTATTGTACTGAACCACGGTGATACCGCCTACAGGGTAAGCAATAATACTGTTACCATTAGCAACACCACCGGTAACGTAACAGGTATAGCGCTCCAGGATTGCCAGGCCTCAGCAGCTGCTACCGGATTGGTGGAAGCCAACAGGATAGTAGCGTTGACGGGTAATGCCGGTATGATCTGGGGAATATCCAACAATGGGTCTAACTACAACACTACTGTGAACAACGTGATCAGTGTGAAGACCACAGGTGCGGTAGCTTATGGCCTGTACAGTAACCAGGGTAATAATATCAACTACTATAACAACTCTGTATACAATGCATCTGCCGCAGTGGGGGCCAATGTAGCGGGATACTTCTCGCACACGAACGCCACCGAGGGTAACGTGAAACTACGTAACAATATCTTCAGCAATGAAGGTGGCGGTGTAGCGGCAGAATATGTATTCAGTGAATTCATCAACAGCGATTACAATACTTATTATACAACAGGTCCTGTACTGATCTCAAGAAGTGGTACCAGTGACGATTATGATAATCTGACAGGCTGGATCGCTGCTTCTGACCTGGATATCAGTTCCATTGTATATAAACCTGCCTTTGCCAGCACAACTACACTGGAACCTGAACTGAGTAACCCGGATGTATGGGCTATCCATGGCCGTGGTGTACAGATACCAGGCAATGATCATGATATCAATAAGCAAAGCAGGCCGGTTACTTTGACAGCAGGTGTACCTGATATGGGCGCCTATGAGTTCCTGCCAACGGCACAGCCGACAGTACTGCAGGCTATTCCTGCCACACCGGCTCCTGGTATTACCCAGCAGTTCCTCTATGGTTCTGATACGGTAGCGAAGATCACCTGGGATCCTAATACCGCGGTGCCGACAGCTATTACCCTGAAACGCTACTCCGGTGTAGTGCCGCCAAACCTGGCGCCGGGCACACAGTTCATGTACTTCTATACTGATGTGGATGTAACTGGCAGCGCTGCCTATAAATTCAAGCTGGAACAGTTCTATGTAGATTCCTGGCTGGGTTACCTGGACAGGGAAAAGAACATCCGCCTGGGCAGGACAGATGCTGCGAATACCTGGATCATCAACGACAGCAGTACGGTAGATGTGGCAAGTAACATCATTGCTGATACCGCCTTACAATATCTCGACAAATTCACCGGCTTAAGGGGCAAACTGATATTTGAACCTTCAGGTCCTGCCGGTGCAGATACTTCCAATGCCGGTACCCGTTTCTGGGTGGCGTATGGTCACGACAGGTCTTTCATGACCAACAATAACCAGAACCTCGCCCTTTACCTGGTAGCCGGACAAACAGATGCACATGTAGTAGTGAAGGTAAATGGTACAGCATGGGGTAAAGATTACCTGGTGCCTGCCAATACTTCACTGACTACCGATATGATACCTAAATCAGGACTGAGCGATGCCCGTCTCACAGGCGAAGGTCTGTATCCATTTGGTATCAGTATCGAAAGCGATGCGCCGATCACCGCATATGCGCACCAGTACAGCCAGCAAACTGCAGGCGCCACCCTGCTGATGCCTGTAGGCACTTACGGGTATGAATACCGCCCGATGTCTGCCCGCCAGGTGGGAGACGCGAATTCCTTCTCCTGGTTCTATATCATTGCTGATAACGACAGCTCTGTGGTAGAGATCACACCATCGCAGGCAACCGTTGGCGGACACGCCGCAGGCCAGCCATTCACCGTGACGCTGAACAGAGGTGAAGTGTACCAGGTATTAGGCGCCATGAAAGACCAGAATGAGGGCAATGACCTTTCCGGAAGCATTGTACGTGCCGTGCAGAATGCAAATGGTAAGTGTTACCCGGTAGCCGTGTTCTCCGGCAACAGCTACAGCGCTTTCAGTTGTGGCGGTACAGGCGGGTTCGGTAACGATGGCGATAACGTCGTACAGCAGAACCAGCCGGTACAATCATGGGGCAAGACCTTCATGACAGCGCCAACTTCTGGTATGGCCGATCCGGTGCGCCTGATGACAAACATCTACCGCGTACTGGTGAAAGACCCTGCTACAGTGGTAACAAGGAACAATACACCGCTGACTGGCCTGATCAACAACAGCTATTATGAATTTGAAAGCAAAACGGCAGACTATATCGTAGCTGATAAGCCAGTAACGGTAGCGCAGTACTTCACTATCGACGGCTCCTGCAACAACCCGACAGGTGGCGATGTGGATATGGTGTACCTGACACCGGCAGAACAGGCTATTAAAAAAGCGACCTTCTACCGTAACAATGAAGCAGGAGTTCAGTACAACTTCATTACACTTGTTATTCATAAACAGGGCCTGAACTCCCTGCTGATAGATGGTAGCAATACTTTCAGCTACTCATTCAATCATGCAAACAGGCCAAACTATGTGGTGATCACAAAACGCTGGAACGGGGGCAATGCGCTGAGCACGATCAAGAGTGATTCTGCCTTCACCGCTATCACCTATGGTTTTGGTAACGACGTCAGCTATGCCTATAACGTAGGTATGCAGATCAGGAACCTGAACGTGCAGCCTGCTATCAGTAATGTACACAACGGAACAGGCAATAAGAGCACTTACACCTGTGCGAAGACACCGTTCCGCCTCACCGCTATGCTGCCAATGGTACCGGCTACACTGGCATGGCAACTGAGCCAGGTAGCTAACCTGCAGCCTGCAACAGATGTAGTGACAAACAACCCGGTACCTGTGGATACCCTGGTGATAGACGGTCAGACCTACTACAAATATGAGATCGCTGCCGACTATACATTCACCACGCCTGGTACCTACCAGATCCCTGTGAAAGTGACGAACCCTGATATTGCCAGCTGTGATAACAGTATCACTTCTTACCTCAGCGTAAAAGTGCTGGCTGCGCCACATGTCGATTTCTCTATCAGTTATAACGGATGTATCAGCGATATCGCCGTATTCAACGGAACAGCAGTAACGGAGAATAATGCAGCGATCACTAAATGGGAATGGAAGTTTGGCGATGGTACGACTGCCAATACCCGCAGCGTAACGAAACAGTATGCCGCTGCCGGCAGCTATACGGAAGAACTGCAGGTCATTACAAAAGATGGTTGTGTGGGCGATACCGTGAAGACAATAGAAGTGAATGAACCGGTGGCCGCTACGCTCAATACCGATACACTGCGGATCTGTGCGCATACCGATGCTACATTCTCCGTACAGAACCCTGACCCGAATGCTTCCTACAACTGGTATAATGCCGCTACAGGTGGTGCATTGATCAAAGCGGGAGCTACGCTTGAAATAAAAGATGCAACAAGTGCTGCAGTATACTATGTAGAAACAACCAAAGGCGGTTGTGCCGGCCTGGCGCGTACACCTGCAGTATTGCTGGTATTGCCACAGCTGGGCACCCCTGTACTGAAAGTAGATTCAATCGGTGTAGACCAGATCCGCTTCACCTGGAACGAGATCAGCGGAGCAGCAGGTTACCTGGTATCTACTGACAACGGCGCTACCTGGATCACGCCTTCTTCCGGCGCACAGGGCCTGGAACATGTAATAAGAGGGCTTAAACCGCAGCAGTCGGTAACACTGCTGGTGAAGGCTACCGGTTGCGAGGATAAATTGTCGCAGGCAGTTACCGGTAAAACATTGCCAGACGGTGTTTATATCCCTTCAGGCTTCTCACCAAACGGAGACGGATTGAACGATGTATGGAAGGTATATGGCGCAGTGGTAAGAGAGATCCATTTCATGGTGTTCAACCAGTGGGGTGAGAAGATATTCGAATCCAACAATCCACAACTCGGATGGGATGGTAGTTACAAAGGCAAGGCACAGCCTTCCGGTGTATACATCTACATCTGCAAACTGAAATTGGCTGATGGTACCCAGGTAGACAGAAAAGGTACGCTCAACCTCTTGAGGTAA